Proteins encoded by one window of Acetivibrio thermocellus ATCC 27405:
- a CDS encoding zinc-ribbon domain-containing protein codes for MADKILTCKDCNAEFVFSEGEQAFYLEKGFQNEPQRCPACRQARKQQRRNNGFSGSNRGFGRNSGDRW; via the coding sequence GTGGCAGATAAAATTTTAACCTGCAAAGATTGCAACGCTGAATTCGTGTTTTCGGAAGGTGAACAGGCTTTTTACCTGGAAAAAGGGTTTCAAAACGAACCTCAAAGGTGTCCCGCCTGCAGACAGGCAAGAAAACAGCAAAGAAGGAACAACGGTTTTAGCGGATCAAACAGAGGATTTGGAAGAAACTCCGGCGATAGATGGTAA
- a CDS encoding chemotaxis protein CheW, with amino-acid sequence MSQQYVIFKLNDKYFGVNIAHVMEIIWPQKVFKVPDTPPYVEGLINVRGKVFALLNLKEKFRLPDTKVMDEEAKMIIVMINSKTLAFMVDVVEEIISIEDEEIVAVSDSSLSHCKKYLKGTAKFGDRSILLIDFEPILNETQK; translated from the coding sequence GTGTCGCAGCAATACGTTATATTTAAGCTAAACGACAAATATTTCGGCGTCAATATAGCCCATGTAATGGAAATTATTTGGCCTCAAAAAGTATTTAAAGTGCCGGACACCCCGCCTTATGTAGAAGGGCTTATAAATGTCCGGGGCAAGGTTTTCGCCCTGCTCAATCTGAAGGAAAAATTCCGTCTTCCGGATACAAAGGTAATGGATGAAGAAGCAAAAATGATTATTGTAATGATAAATTCCAAAACCCTTGCTTTCATGGTTGATGTTGTCGAGGAAATCATCTCCATTGAAGACGAAGAAATAGTTGCCGTTTCAGACTCTTCCTTAAGTCACTGTAAAAAGTATCTCAAAGGAACTGCCAAATTTGGGGACCGTTCCATACTTCTTATTGACTTTGAACCCATACTGAATGAAACTCAAAAATAG
- a CDS encoding DUF948 domain-containing protein: MSVTISYDLANFIMYTLGAVLIIVAVITLLNVNRFVKRLDKLVEKNEENFNKTANTIPEIAKNVNEVTIGVKQNVDKVGEAIDAVEDSVCDSILNLLEGTEGLFDFISIVGEVIKALLKRITLGKGK, translated from the coding sequence GTGTCGGTAACAATTTCCTATGACTTGGCCAATTTTATTATGTATACTTTGGGCGCTGTTTTAATAATAGTTGCCGTTATTACTTTGCTTAATGTTAATAGATTTGTAAAAAGATTGGACAAGCTTGTGGAAAAGAATGAGGAAAATTTCAACAAGACGGCAAACACCATTCCTGAAATTGCGAAAAACGTAAATGAAGTAACAATAGGAGTCAAACAGAACGTGGATAAAGTCGGAGAAGCCATTGACGCAGTTGAAGACTCTGTTTGTGATAGTATATTGAACTTGCTTGAAGGAACGGAAGGACTATTTGATTTTATAAGCATAGTGGGTGAAGTGATCAAAGCTTTGTTAAAAAGGATAACCCTTGGAAAGGGGAAGTAA
- a CDS encoding amidase domain-containing protein — MDNGKKAVLPYNRVKAVEYAHKWAFGRNPKYFNFDKLGGDCTNFASQVLFAGSNVMNYTPVYGWYYIDANRRSPSWTGVNYLYNFLVNNKGPGPYAEETDVKDIQPGDIIQLSFGGAPHFDHSPVVVQVGSPASLRNILVAAHTYDRDYYPLTNYNWVNIRFIHILGVRTQ, encoded by the coding sequence ATGGATAACGGCAAAAAAGCAGTTCTGCCGTATAACAGGGTTAAAGCGGTGGAGTATGCGCACAAATGGGCTTTTGGGCGAAATCCGAAATATTTTAATTTTGACAAACTTGGCGGCGATTGTACGAATTTTGCATCACAGGTTTTGTTTGCCGGAAGCAATGTAATGAATTACACTCCCGTATATGGCTGGTATTATATAGATGCAAACAGAAGGTCTCCTTCATGGACGGGAGTAAACTACTTGTACAATTTTCTGGTAAACAACAAAGGCCCGGGACCTTATGCAGAGGAAACAGATGTCAAAGACATACAGCCCGGAGATATAATCCAGCTGTCGTTCGGCGGAGCACCTCATTTTGATCATTCGCCGGTTGTGGTGCAGGTGGGTTCCCCTGCAAGTCTTCGGAACATACTTGTGGCAGCCCATACGTACGACAGGGATTATTATCCTCTTACAAACTATAACTGGGTTAACATCAGATTTATACATATATTGGGTGTGAGGACACAATAA